A single genomic interval of uncultured Pseudodesulfovibrio sp. harbors:
- a CDS encoding NAD-dependent deacylase: MSNHALENAAKALAKAQCAIAFTGAGISVESGIPPFRGPGGVWSRYDPDKFEKSYFKRHPQEVWPLLKEIFFDMLGKAKPNAAHYALAKLEAEGKLAAVVTQNIDGLHQAAGSRTVYEYHGSTRRMQCLDCREFFDTPSISLDRLPPPCPKCGGLLKPDFVFFSEAIPLDVHMEATALAKQSDLCLIVGTGGQVMPAGRIPYIVKNAGGTIIEINLYESDYSYRTSDYYLEGKAGTLLPMLIEKLSEFQS; encoded by the coding sequence ATGTCCAATCACGCTCTTGAAAATGCGGCAAAGGCACTGGCAAAAGCACAGTGCGCCATAGCCTTCACCGGCGCGGGAATCTCCGTGGAGTCGGGCATCCCGCCGTTTCGCGGTCCCGGCGGCGTCTGGTCCAGATACGACCCGGACAAATTCGAAAAGAGCTATTTCAAACGCCATCCACAGGAAGTCTGGCCGCTGCTCAAGGAAATCTTTTTCGACATGCTGGGCAAGGCCAAGCCCAATGCGGCCCACTACGCACTGGCCAAGCTGGAGGCGGAAGGAAAACTCGCGGCCGTGGTGACGCAGAACATCGACGGCCTGCATCAGGCCGCAGGAAGCAGGACCGTGTACGAGTACCACGGCTCGACCCGGCGTATGCAGTGCCTCGACTGCCGGGAGTTTTTCGACACGCCGTCCATTTCGCTGGACAGACTGCCGCCGCCCTGCCCCAAATGCGGCGGACTGCTCAAACCGGATTTCGTCTTTTTTTCCGAAGCCATCCCTCTTGATGTGCACATGGAAGCCACGGCACTGGCAAAGCAGAGCGACCTCTGCCTGATCGTCGGAACAGGCGGACAGGTCATGCCAGCGGGCCGCATTCCGTATATAGTAAAAAACGCGGGCGGCACGATCATCGAGATCAATCTCTACGAATCGGACTACAGCTACCGCACCAGCGACTACTATCTGGAAGGAAAGGCAGGCACACTTCTGCCCATGCTTATCGAAAAGTTATCGGAATTTCAAAGCTGA
- a CDS encoding B12-binding domain-containing radical SAM protein, whose amino-acid sequence MTRPQFPEIAWSGSGTGPRILAINPWIFDFAAFNVWSRPVGLLACLDMLRGAGATVALMDCLDRTWENVKWPKPGKYATGHYPKEELPLPDELSFMDRRYSRYGLPRDVVREALASLDPAPDAVMVSSIMTYWYPGALDALSMAAELWPDAPRLLGGGYATLCSEHAEQHADTDLILKGSLEIPANWAALWNRLGHPAPPLPDNAGLSLALDLYNAPRYAPILGSRGCPFTCEYCASHALYPGFTQGDPESILASIMAEYDRGVRDFAFYDDALLVNPDRWLWPVLDAITKKQLDLRLHTPNAMHIRRLSPEVCQRLKAAGLHTVRLGLETTDFDHRHDVKLTRQEWEDGARNLVEAGFDLDDIGVYILFGLPGQNLDNVKDAVQHVRAFGFRPHLAHYTPIPGSPMFEEACKASPYPLADDPLFQNNSIWPCVTGGFNWDAARRWKMLLHGE is encoded by the coding sequence ATGACCCGCCCTCAATTTCCCGAGATCGCATGGTCCGGCTCCGGCACCGGCCCGCGCATTCTCGCCATCAACCCGTGGATTTTCGATTTTGCGGCCTTCAATGTCTGGTCCCGCCCGGTCGGACTGCTCGCCTGTCTCGACATGCTGCGGGGAGCCGGGGCGACCGTAGCCCTCATGGACTGCCTCGACCGAACATGGGAAAACGTCAAATGGCCGAAACCGGGCAAGTATGCCACCGGCCATTATCCCAAGGAAGAACTGCCGCTGCCGGACGAATTGTCCTTCATGGACCGCCGCTACAGCCGCTACGGCCTGCCGCGCGACGTGGTCCGGGAAGCCCTCGCATCCCTCGATCCCGCACCGGACGCGGTCATGGTCTCATCCATCATGACCTACTGGTACCCCGGCGCACTCGACGCCCTTTCCATGGCCGCGGAACTCTGGCCCGACGCTCCCCGTCTGCTGGGCGGCGGCTACGCCACACTCTGTTCCGAACACGCCGAGCAGCACGCCGACACCGACCTGATTCTGAAAGGGAGCCTCGAAATCCCGGCAAACTGGGCCGCACTCTGGAACCGGCTCGGGCACCCGGCCCCGCCCCTGCCGGACAACGCTGGGCTGTCCCTCGCCCTCGACCTGTACAACGCGCCGCGCTACGCCCCCATCCTCGGATCACGCGGCTGCCCGTTCACCTGTGAATACTGCGCCAGCCACGCCCTGTATCCCGGCTTTACCCAAGGTGACCCGGAATCGATCCTTGCCTCCATCATGGCGGAATATGACCGCGGCGTCCGCGATTTCGCCTTTTACGACGACGCCCTGCTCGTGAATCCGGACCGCTGGCTCTGGCCCGTGCTCGACGCCATCACGAAAAAACAGCTTGATCTCCGCCTGCACACACCCAACGCCATGCACATCCGCCGACTCTCCCCCGAAGTCTGCCAGCGGCTCAAGGCGGCTGGACTCCACACGGTGCGCCTCGGTCTCGAGACCACGGATTTCGACCACCGCCACGACGTGAAGCTCACCCGTCAGGAGTGGGAAGACGGCGCACGAAATCTGGTTGAAGCGGGCTTCGACCTCGACGACATCGGCGTCTACATCCTTTTCGGCCTTCCGGGCCAGAATCTCGACAACGTCAAGGACGCCGTGCAACACGTCCGCGCCTTCGGGTTCCGGCCGCATCTGGCACACTACACCCCGATCCCCGGCAGCCCCATGTTTGAAGAAGCGTGCAAGGCCTCGCCCTATCCGCTCGCCGACGACCCGCTGTTCCAGAACAATTCCATCTGGCCGTGCGTCACCGGCGGCTTCAACTGGGATGCGGCCAGACGCTGGAAAATGCTGCTGCACGGAGAGTAA